Part of the Pseudodesulfovibrio mercurii genome is shown below.
CTGCGGGACGATGTATGCCAAAAGGCCCGTTCCGCGAGCAGAACGGACCGACCGAACGGGCACGTCCCGGCCGACACGGACTCCGCGCCCCGCGTCCCCATCGTCTAGCCTGGTCCAGGACGACGGCCTTTCACGCCGTTAACAGGGGTTCAAATCCCCTTGGGGACGCCAAGGAAACACAAGGCCTTACGCAGATTGCGTAAGGCCTTTTCCTTTTCACGCGGCACCCGCGAGCGTCATTGCTCCTGGATCAGTTCCCGACCGCATCGGCCAGGGCCGCATCCGGGGCTTCCCGGCGGCAGGGAGGACACGCCTTGCGGCCCCGCTTCCGCGCACTCAGAGCGAATACTGGTATTTGACCGTGATGGCGATGGTCCAGGACTGTCCCTGGAGGATGGCGGGACGCTTGACGTTGCCGCTGGCGGCTTGGATGGCCTTTCGGGCGGCGGCGTCGAGCCTGGGGTTGCCCGAGGAGTGGAGCATGACGATGCCGGAGAAGGTGTCGTCCGGGAGGATGCGGAACCGGTAGCGGGCATTGCCGATCAGGTCGTCCAGGTCGCTGCCCGGCGGACGCCTGTTGTGCTCAACGGCGCTGTGCACCTGGGCCAGGAATCGTTTCAGGGCCTGCTGCCGAAGGCGTCTGGCCGCGTCCTCATGGTCGGTCTTTTCCTGGTCGCCGGAGACCCCCTGCTCCAGGGAGAGGCCGATGGTCCCCGGCGTGGACACCGAGAGATCGAAGTTCGTCGGGACGACGATGGTCTCGCCGGAAGGGACCGGGGTCCGATGCCAGTGCTGTTCCAGCAACAGCCAGTGCAGGAACAGGGAGATGACCAGGCAGGTCCAGATCGTCTGCCGGGAGGTCACTGATCCGTGCCGCCTGTTTCGCTCTGACGGGTGTTGGTCGCGATGATCAGGTTGTTGAACCCGGTCTTGCGCACCATGTCGATGATCCGCACGAACCGCTCGACCCGCGCCCGGGGCGCGGATTTGAGCAGGATGTGGTCCGGTTGCAGGGAAACGGGCCGCTCAAAGGTGTTTTGCAGCAGGTGGGTCAGATCGTTCAGGGTGATCTGCGCGGTATCGCAGAGGATGTCGCCGTTTTCCCTGAGTTCGATTTCCATGGACCTGCCGGTCACGGCCCGGGCCGTCTCGGCATAGGGCAGTTCGATGTCCACCCCCTTGGCCGTGAAGACCGCGGAGACCACGAAGAAGATGAGCAGGATGAACACCACGTCCAGCAGCGGGGTGATGTCCGGCGAGGCGGGCCTGGGGGCGTTGTGTTTGAAGTCGATCATGGCTCCGCATCCGGAACGGGGATCAGGCGCGCCGCGTGCTGCATGGCATGGGCGATCTTATCGTATTCACGACAGAACCAGCGATGGGCCAGCACGGCCGGGATGGCGATGCACAGCCCGGCGGCCGTGGTCAGCAGGGCCTGCCAGATGCCCCCCGCCAGCACGGTGATATCCACGTCCGCCGACGACGCCAGCCGGGAAAAGGCGTTGATCATGCCCAGCACCGTGCCCAGCAGTCCCATGAGCGGGGCCGTGGCCGCGGCCGTGGACAGAAAGTCGAGCCGGGCATTGAACCCGAACAGGACCTCGTCACCGGCGGCCTGGATGGCCGCCTCGCGGTGCGCCCTGTCCGGGGAGAAACAGGCCGCGAAAAAGGGGGCAAAGGTCGGGGCCGTTTCCTCCACGCCGTCCATGGCGGCCGCCCTGCCCTGCGTGCGGAAGGTTTCGAGCAGGGTGTCCAGCGCCTGGCCGGAGGGGAAACGGCGGGTGGTGAAGACCACGAGGCGTTCCAGGATCACGGCCAGGGCCGCCACGGACAGGATGAGCAGCGGCCACATCATGAAGCCGCCCAGTTGCAGAAGACTCATGCGTCCGCTCCTTGCAGTCCTTCCAATTGGGGAAGGTTGACGAGGTTCTTGCCGATGGCCACCAGGAATCCCTCCTGGTCGAAGTCGTCGCCCAGGGAGGAGAGCTCGTGGCGGCCGCAGACATACTGGACCACCACGGGCTGCGGAGAGTCCGCGAGGTGGACTATCCCCTTGAGCCGAAACACGGATTCCGGCAGGCCGTCCAGGGCCTGCAGAAGCCGGCCCCGGTCAAGGGCGGCCGGATAGAGAAACCGCTGCGAGGTGAAGCCCTCGTGGGTGTGGTCGTGGCGGTGCGCGTGGGGCCTGGCGGGCAGGAGCTCCGGGCGCTGCTCGAACGGGTCCGTGTCGTAGAGGCGGCCGGGGTTGACGGCCCCGAATTCCGTTTCCACCACCACGGCGCGGTGATTCAGTTGGCGAAGGGTCGTGCGCAGGGCCGCCAGTTCCTCCTTGTCCGCCAGGTCGCATTTGTTCAGCAGGATGATGTCCGCCGCCGCGACCTGGTCGCGGGCGATCTCGTTGTCGGCGAGCAGTTTCGGGGCGTTGGCCGCGTCCACCAGGGTGGTGATCGAGTCCAGGCGCACCAGGGGACGCAGCGTCTCCAGCTCGTTGAGAATATTGAATGGATTGGCCAGCCCGGTGGCCTCAAGCACGATGACCTTGGGGGAGAACCGGGCCTTGAGCTGTTCGATGCCCTTGGAGAGGTTGCCCGCCAGGGTGCAGCAGACGCACCCCTCGTCCAGCTCCACGATGGAATCGTCGCCTTCCAGCAGCCTGCCGTCCACGCCCGTCCGGCCGATCTCGTTCTGGATGATGGCGACCAGTTCATCGCGGGCCGCGTGGTATTCCAGCAGTTGATTGAGGAAGGTGGTTTTCCCGGAACCGAGGAAGCCGCTGAGCACGATCAGGCCGGGGCGGCTGTCAAAGGCCGGGGCATAGGCCTGGTCGAGGGAGAGGGCCCGCAGGTCGTGGGTCTTCCAGAACAGGGCGTCGTCCAGCGGGGGCGGCAGCGTGTCCCTGGATGCGGGCCCGGCGGCCGTTTCGCACCGGGCCGGGGCGAACGCGGCCATGGCGGCCGGTGTTTCCGGGTCGCCCCAGCAGAGCATGTCGGTGATCCGCTCGATGCCGTCGTCAAGG
Proteins encoded:
- a CDS encoding TonB family protein, giving the protein MTSRQTIWTCLVISLFLHWLLLEQHWHRTPVPSGETIVVPTNFDLSVSTPGTIGLSLEQGVSGDQEKTDHEDAARRLRQQALKRFLAQVHSAVEHNRRPPGSDLDDLIGNARYRFRILPDDTFSGIVMLHSSGNPRLDAAARKAIQAASGNVKRPAILQGQSWTIAITVKYQYSL
- a CDS encoding ExbD/TolR family protein, with the translated sequence MIDFKHNAPRPASPDITPLLDVVFILLIFFVVSAVFTAKGVDIELPYAETARAVTGRSMEIELRENGDILCDTAQITLNDLTHLLQNTFERPVSLQPDHILLKSAPRARVERFVRIIDMVRKTGFNNLIIATNTRQSETGGTDQ
- a CDS encoding MotA/TolQ/ExbB proton channel family protein; the encoded protein is MSLLQLGGFMMWPLLILSVAALAVILERLVVFTTRRFPSGQALDTLLETFRTQGRAAAMDGVEETAPTFAPFFAACFSPDRAHREAAIQAAGDEVLFGFNARLDFLSTAAATAPLMGLLGTVLGMINAFSRLASSADVDITVLAGGIWQALLTTAAGLCIAIPAVLAHRWFCREYDKIAHAMQHAARLIPVPDAEP
- a CDS encoding CobW family GTP-binding protein; the encoded protein is MQLTAVLPNQHSPNRRIDLPGMLTNCLLAACQYREFKRLVGWKGMAVCPRAPQGWTLKIHARPGVFGLATESAWADDQGQHARLGLYYFPAADESLLESMSLAANMAAVQPDYLETVRRFTAMGEWMAPFRMGGLSASLTPEEKGLILQCSALNRKLSIAGDGVRTPDNQWVISPGEAEEDYPAHAISLDFLLLLGAAVTRSLEEPPCRVGRIRSADHGIVFDGAGRRTPLDDGIERITDMLCWGDPETPAAMAAFAPARCETAAGPASRDTLPPPLDDALFWKTHDLRALSLDQAYAPAFDSRPGLIVLSGFLGSGKTTFLNQLLEYHAARDELVAIIQNEIGRTGVDGRLLEGDDSIVELDEGCVCCTLAGNLSKGIEQLKARFSPKVIVLEATGLANPFNILNELETLRPLVRLDSITTLVDAANAPKLLADNEIARDQVAAADIILLNKCDLADKEELAALRTTLRQLNHRAVVVETEFGAVNPGRLYDTDPFEQRPELLPARPHAHRHDHTHEGFTSQRFLYPAALDRGRLLQALDGLPESVFRLKGIVHLADSPQPVVVQYVCGRHELSSLGDDFDQEGFLVAIGKNLVNLPQLEGLQGADA